A region from the Streptosporangium sp. NBC_01756 genome encodes:
- a CDS encoding NADH-quinone oxidoreductase subunit M, with protein MPWLSILMAVPVLGAVGVSLTKSDKLAKQAALVVSLVVLVLTGVVAAQFNPTSATRFQFAEVYDWIPRFGVHYGVGVDGIALVLIALSVVLVPIVILASWHDADGTGAAAPPKRSVKTYFALLLVLEAMMIGVFAATDVFLFYVFFEAMLIPMYFMIGSYGGAQRSYAAVKFLLYSLFGGLLMLVAVIALYVIAEKGTFMFPELIGVIQDPTTQKWLFLGFFVAFAVKAPLWPFHTWLPDAAAQAPAGAAVLLVGVLDKVGTYGMLRFCLELFPDAAKFFTPLVIVLAVVGIVYGAIVAIGQTDIKRLIAYTSISHFGFIALGVFAMTSHGGAGATLYMVNHGFSTGALFLIAGFLIYRRGSSQIADYGGVQKVAPLLAGTFLIAGLSGLSLPGLSSFVSEFMVLMGTYERYAVPAIIATSGVVLAAVYILWMYQRTMNGPTAESVKGFTDLNARERWVVAPLVAVIIALGFFPAPVLNVINPAVDQTLSNVHVSQFTPAVADKKGAGQ; from the coding sequence ATGCCCTGGCTCTCGATCCTGATGGCCGTGCCCGTGCTGGGCGCGGTCGGGGTCTCCCTCACCAAGAGTGACAAGCTCGCCAAGCAGGCGGCCCTGGTGGTCTCGCTGGTCGTGCTGGTACTGACCGGTGTGGTGGCGGCCCAGTTCAACCCCACCTCGGCGACGCGCTTCCAGTTCGCCGAGGTCTACGACTGGATTCCCCGGTTCGGCGTGCACTACGGCGTCGGCGTGGACGGCATCGCCCTGGTGCTGATCGCGCTGTCGGTGGTGCTCGTGCCGATCGTGATCCTGGCCTCCTGGCACGACGCCGACGGCACCGGGGCCGCGGCCCCGCCCAAGCGGTCGGTGAAGACCTACTTCGCGCTGCTGCTGGTGCTGGAAGCGATGATGATCGGCGTCTTCGCGGCGACCGACGTCTTCCTCTTCTACGTCTTCTTCGAAGCCATGCTGATCCCGATGTACTTCATGATCGGATCGTACGGCGGCGCCCAGCGGTCCTACGCGGCCGTGAAGTTCCTGCTCTACTCGCTGTTCGGCGGGCTGCTCATGCTGGTCGCGGTGATCGCGCTCTACGTGATCGCCGAAAAGGGCACGTTCATGTTCCCCGAGCTGATCGGGGTCATCCAGGACCCGACCACGCAGAAGTGGCTGTTCCTCGGCTTCTTCGTCGCGTTCGCGGTCAAGGCGCCGCTCTGGCCGTTCCACACCTGGCTGCCCGACGCGGCCGCGCAGGCCCCGGCCGGCGCCGCGGTGCTGCTGGTCGGCGTGCTGGACAAGGTCGGAACCTACGGCATGCTCCGCTTCTGCCTGGAGCTGTTCCCGGACGCGGCGAAGTTCTTCACCCCGCTGGTGATCGTCCTGGCGGTCGTGGGCATCGTCTACGGCGCGATCGTGGCGATCGGCCAGACCGACATCAAGCGCCTGATCGCCTACACCTCCATCTCGCACTTCGGCTTCATCGCGCTGGGCGTCTTCGCGATGACCTCGCACGGAGGCGCGGGCGCCACGCTCTACATGGTCAACCACGGCTTCTCGACCGGCGCGCTGTTCCTGATCGCCGGATTCCTGATCTACCGCCGGGGTTCCAGCCAGATAGCCGACTACGGCGGCGTGCAGAAGGTCGCTCCGCTCCTCGCCGGCACCTTCCTGATCGCCGGTCTGTCGGGCCTCTCCCTGCCGGGCCTGTCCTCGTTCGTCAGCGAGTTCATGGTCCTGATGGGCACCTACGAGCGCTACGCGGTCCCGGCGATCATCGCCACCAGCGGTGTGGTCCTGGCGGCCGTCTACATCCTGTGGATGTACCAGCGGACGATGAACGGCCCGACAGCCGAGTCGGTCAAGGGCTTCACCGACCTGAACGCGCGGGAGCGGTGGGTGGTGGCACCGCTGGTCGCGGTGATCATCGCCCTCGGCTTCTTCCCCGCGCCGGTGCTCAACGTGATCAACCCGGCGGTGGACCAGACACTGTCCAACGTCCACGTGAGCCAGTTCACCCCAGCCGTGGCTGACAAGAAGGGGGCCGGGCAGTGA
- the nuoK gene encoding NADH-quinone oxidoreductase subunit NuoK: protein MTTHYLVLSALLFAIGAVGVLVRRNAIVVFMCVELMLNACNLAFVTFARQHGNLDGQLIAFFVMVVAAAEVVIGLAIIVMIFRTRRSASVDDANLLKY, encoded by the coding sequence GTGACCACTCACTACCTGGTGCTCTCCGCGCTGCTGTTCGCGATCGGCGCCGTCGGCGTGCTGGTGCGACGCAACGCGATCGTAGTGTTCATGTGCGTGGAGCTCATGCTCAACGCCTGCAACCTCGCGTTCGTCACCTTCGCCAGGCAGCACGGCAACCTGGACGGCCAGCTCATCGCGTTCTTCGTGATGGTGGTGGCCGCGGCGGAGGTCGTGATCGGCCTTGCCATCATCGTGATGATCTTCCGAACCCGCAGGTCCGCGTCGGTGGACGACGCCAACCTGCTGAAGTACTAA
- the nuoN gene encoding NADH-quinone oxidoreductase subunit NuoN: protein MLVVFGAAIIGVLVEAFAPRYLRKSIHVPLTLLALVGAFVTTILTAANGLPDKAAAMGAVAVDGPSLFIWGIILILAFVSVLLVNDDEQFVAQAAAVPGSADEEEAVRNGYVQTEVYPLLLFAVGGMLLFAAANDLLVMFVALEVMSLPLYLLCGLARRRRLLSQEASVKYFLLGAFSSAFFLYGMALVYGYAGSVDLKAISDALSTVTGQDTLLYIGVAMLGVGLLFKIGAAPFQAWKPDVYQGAPTAVTALMASTVLVAAFGAVLRVFWVALGGLEWNWQPVMWGVAILTMIVGAILAITQTDIKRMLAYSSVAHAGFLLTGVIAIGTFAQNTQSLSAILFYLAAYGFTTVGAFAIVTMVRDAGGEAGHLSRWAGLGKRSPVLAGIFAFFLLAFAGIPLTSGFFGKYAVFAAAVSGGALPLVIVGVVSSAIAAFFYVRVIVLMFFNEPAADGPTIAAPTVGTSAVVALAAAATVVLGVFPQPVLDLADQAASALFIR, encoded by the coding sequence ATGCTGGTGGTGTTCGGCGCGGCGATCATCGGCGTGCTGGTCGAGGCGTTCGCGCCCCGCTACCTGCGCAAGTCGATCCATGTGCCGCTCACGCTGCTGGCGTTGGTCGGCGCGTTCGTCACGACCATCCTGACGGCCGCGAACGGCCTGCCGGACAAGGCCGCCGCCATGGGCGCGGTCGCGGTCGACGGACCCTCCCTGTTCATCTGGGGCATCATCCTCATCCTGGCCTTCGTCAGCGTGCTGCTGGTCAACGACGACGAGCAGTTCGTCGCGCAGGCGGCGGCCGTACCGGGGAGCGCCGACGAGGAGGAGGCGGTCCGCAACGGGTACGTCCAGACCGAGGTCTACCCGCTGCTGCTCTTCGCGGTCGGCGGCATGCTGCTCTTCGCCGCGGCCAACGACCTGCTGGTCATGTTCGTCGCCCTTGAGGTCATGTCCCTGCCGCTGTACCTGCTCTGCGGCCTGGCCCGCCGTCGCCGCCTGCTCTCGCAGGAGGCTTCGGTCAAATACTTCCTGCTGGGCGCGTTCTCCTCGGCCTTCTTCCTGTACGGCATGGCCCTGGTCTACGGCTACGCCGGTTCGGTCGACCTGAAGGCCATCTCCGATGCGCTCAGCACGGTCACTGGCCAGGACACGCTGCTGTACATCGGCGTCGCGATGCTCGGTGTCGGCCTGCTGTTCAAGATCGGTGCCGCGCCGTTCCAGGCGTGGAAGCCCGACGTCTACCAGGGCGCGCCCACCGCCGTCACCGCCCTGATGGCCTCCACCGTGCTGGTGGCTGCCTTCGGCGCCGTGCTCCGGGTCTTCTGGGTCGCCCTGGGCGGCCTGGAGTGGAACTGGCAGCCGGTCATGTGGGGCGTCGCGATCCTGACCATGATCGTCGGTGCGATCCTGGCCATCACCCAGACCGACATCAAGCGCATGCTGGCCTACTCCTCGGTCGCGCACGCGGGCTTCCTGCTCACCGGCGTGATCGCGATCGGCACCTTCGCGCAGAACACCCAGTCGCTGTCGGCCATCCTGTTCTACCTGGCCGCGTACGGCTTCACCACGGTCGGCGCCTTCGCGATCGTCACGATGGTCCGCGACGCGGGTGGCGAGGCCGGGCATCTGTCCCGGTGGGCCGGGCTCGGCAAGCGGTCCCCGGTGCTGGCCGGCATCTTCGCCTTCTTCCTGCTGGCCTTCGCGGGTATCCCGCTGACCAGCGGCTTCTTCGGGAAGTACGCCGTGTTCGCCGCCGCGGTCTCCGGAGGGGCGCTGCCGCTGGTCATCGTGGGTGTGGTGAGCTCGGCGATCGCCGCGTTCTTCTACGTCCGCGTGATCGTGCTGATGTTCTTCAACGAGCCGGCCGCCGATGGTCCGACCATCGCCGCACCCACCGTGGGCACCTCAGCTGTGGTCGCTCTCGCGGCAGCGGCTACCGTAGTGCTGGGGGTTTTCCCGCAGCCGGTGCTCGATCTGGCGGACCAGGCTGCGTCCGCGCTGTTCATTCGTTAG
- a CDS encoding NADH-quinone oxidoreductase subunit J, whose amino-acid sequence MGETITFWVLAVVSVSAALGLVFSRKAVYSALMLGVVMLSLAVLYAVQDAPFLAAVQIIVYTGAVMMLFLFVLMLVGVDSADSLVETIKGQRFWAAVAGLGFAALLALGVGNTVFTPAVGMDGAVKGAGGNVPALAQLIFTRHVFAFEVTSALLITAALGAMVLAHRERTQPKATQRDLARARFTGPQPSPLPGPGTYALHNAIDMPALLPDGSVSAKSINRVLARHEIEDGFAPTDPAKAALIRQVLDKDTAQDEEPDLADKPVQAKDALQQEDSK is encoded by the coding sequence ATGGGTGAGACCATCACGTTCTGGGTGCTGGCGGTCGTCTCGGTGTCGGCCGCCCTCGGGCTCGTCTTCAGCCGCAAGGCCGTCTATTCGGCCCTCATGCTGGGTGTCGTCATGCTGTCCCTCGCGGTGCTCTACGCCGTCCAGGACGCGCCCTTCCTCGCCGCGGTGCAGATCATCGTCTACACCGGCGCGGTCATGATGCTCTTCCTGTTCGTCCTGATGCTCGTCGGCGTGGACTCCGCCGACTCGCTGGTAGAGACGATCAAGGGGCAGCGCTTCTGGGCGGCCGTCGCCGGCCTGGGCTTCGCCGCCCTGCTGGCCCTGGGGGTCGGCAACACGGTGTTCACCCCGGCGGTGGGCATGGACGGCGCCGTGAAGGGGGCGGGCGGCAACGTTCCGGCTCTGGCGCAGCTCATCTTCACCAGGCACGTGTTCGCCTTCGAGGTCACCTCGGCGCTGCTGATCACCGCCGCGCTCGGTGCGATGGTCCTGGCCCACCGTGAGCGGACCCAGCCCAAGGCCACCCAGCGCGACCTGGCCCGCGCCCGGTTCACCGGTCCGCAGCCGTCGCCGCTGCCCGGCCCGGGCACCTACGCCCTGCACAACGCGATCGACATGCCGGCCCTGCTGCCCGACGGCTCGGTCTCGGCCAAGTCGATCAACCGGGTGCTCGCCCGGCACGAGATCGAGGACGGTTTCGCGCCCACCGACCCGGCGAAGGCGGCACTCATCAGGCAGGTCCTGGACAAGGACACCGCGCAGGATGAGGAGCCCGACCTGGCCGACAAGCCCGTCCAGGCCAAGGACGCGCTTCAGCAGGAGGACAGCAAGTGA
- the nuoH gene encoding NADH-quinone oxidoreductase subunit NuoH encodes MNARTLLAAADPTLADFGKDPVWISIIKAVVIFAVLMLGVLFGVWFERKLISRMQNRYGPNRAGKFGLLQSVADGLKMGLKEDLMPRTVDKVIYFIAPVVLAVPAFLAFSVIPMGPIVSMFGVKTPLQLTDLPVAVLLVLAMASIGVYGIVLAGWGSRSPYTILGGLRASAQVVSYEIAMGLSFVGVFLYAGTLSTSEIVAAQANGSTLTLGGLSIPMPSWYMILLIPSFLIYIVTMLGETNRVPFDLPEGEGELVGGFQTEYSNSLKFAVIMLAEYVNVFVVSAVSITLFMGGWRAPWPISMWDGANTGWWPLLWFFLKMVLVFSFFVWCRASLPRVRYDQLMALGWKVLIPLNLGWILLVATVRAMQTDGANRSLVMILAALVLVGCIVIWWRFDSVLQKRKDEKAAQVQAEFERLDAEPAAGGFPVPPLDLPHYHGVERKEVPSGTN; translated from the coding sequence ATGAATGCCCGGACTCTTCTAGCGGCGGCCGATCCGACCCTTGCCGACTTCGGCAAGGACCCCGTCTGGATCAGCATCATCAAGGCCGTCGTCATCTTCGCCGTCCTGATGCTGGGCGTGCTCTTCGGCGTGTGGTTCGAGCGCAAGCTCATCTCCCGCATGCAGAACCGCTACGGTCCCAACCGGGCCGGTAAGTTCGGCCTGCTCCAGTCGGTGGCCGACGGCCTGAAGATGGGGCTCAAGGAAGACCTGATGCCGCGGACCGTGGACAAGGTGATCTACTTCATCGCCCCGGTCGTCCTCGCGGTCCCCGCCTTCCTGGCCTTCTCCGTCATCCCGATGGGGCCGATCGTCTCGATGTTCGGCGTCAAGACGCCGCTGCAGCTCACCGACCTGCCGGTCGCCGTGCTGCTGGTGCTGGCGATGGCCTCGATCGGTGTGTACGGCATCGTGCTCGCGGGCTGGGGCTCGCGCTCTCCGTACACGATCCTGGGCGGCCTGCGGGCCAGTGCGCAGGTGGTCTCCTACGAGATCGCGATGGGCCTGTCGTTCGTGGGCGTGTTCCTGTACGCCGGGACGCTGTCCACCTCGGAGATCGTGGCCGCTCAGGCGAACGGCAGCACGCTCACGCTGGGCGGCCTCAGCATCCCGATGCCCTCGTGGTACATGATCCTGCTGATCCCGTCCTTCCTGATCTACATCGTCACGATGCTGGGCGAGACCAACCGGGTCCCCTTCGACCTGCCCGAGGGCGAGGGCGAGCTGGTCGGCGGCTTCCAGACCGAGTACTCCAACTCGCTGAAGTTCGCCGTCATCATGCTCGCCGAGTACGTCAACGTCTTCGTGGTGTCCGCCGTGTCGATCACCCTGTTCATGGGCGGCTGGCGGGCCCCGTGGCCGATCTCCATGTGGGACGGGGCGAACACCGGCTGGTGGCCGCTGCTGTGGTTCTTCCTGAAGATGGTGCTGGTCTTCTCCTTCTTCGTCTGGTGCCGCGCCTCGCTGCCGCGCGTCCGCTACGACCAGCTGATGGCCCTGGGATGGAAGGTCCTCATCCCGCTCAACCTGGGCTGGATCCTGCTGGTCGCCACCGTCAGGGCCATGCAGACGGACGGTGCCAACCGGTCGCTGGTGATGATCCTGGCCGCGCTCGTGCTCGTCGGCTGCATCGTCATCTGGTGGCGTTTCGACAGTGTGCTGCAGAAGCGCAAGGACGAAAAGGCCGCTCAGGTCCAAGCCGAGTTCGAGCGGCTCGACGCCGAGCCGGCCGCGGGTGGTTTCCCTGTGCCGCCGCTCGACCTGCCGCACTACCACGGGGTAGAGCGCAAGGAGGTTCCCAGTGGGACTAACTGA
- the nuoI gene encoding NADH-quinone oxidoreductase subunit NuoI, whose translation MFKKVETVNYPEEKRPTAPRFHGRHQLNRWPDGLEKCVGCELCAWACPADAIFVEGADNTDEERFSPGERYGRTYQINYLRCILCGLCIEACPTRALTMTNEYELADSSRESLIYTKEMLLAPLGPGMEVPPHAMRLGETEEDYYRLGRNNG comes from the coding sequence ATGTTCAAGAAGGTCGAGACGGTCAACTACCCCGAGGAGAAGCGGCCCACGGCTCCGCGCTTCCACGGCCGGCACCAGCTCAACCGCTGGCCCGACGGCCTGGAGAAGTGCGTCGGCTGTGAGCTCTGCGCCTGGGCGTGTCCGGCCGACGCGATCTTCGTCGAAGGTGCGGACAACACCGACGAGGAGCGGTTCTCGCCGGGTGAGCGATACGGGCGCACGTACCAGATCAACTATCTGCGGTGCATCCTGTGCGGCCTCTGCATCGAGGCCTGCCCCACCCGTGCGCTGACCATGACCAACGAGTACGAGCTCGCCGACTCAAGCCGCGAGAGCCTCATCTACACCAAGGAGATGCTCCTCGCGCCGCTCGGTCCCGGCATGGAGGTCCCTCCGCACGCGATGCGGCTGGGCGAGACCGAAGAGGACTACTACCGGCTGGGACGTAACAATGGGTGA
- a CDS encoding NADH-quinone oxidoreductase subunit G: MTVEATTPAQVPVDLVTVTIDGFQVSVPKGTLIIRAAELLGIQIPRFCDHPLLEPAANCRQCLVDITDAGNGRGFPKPQPSCAIEVAPGMVIQTQLTSPVAEKAQRGVMELLLLNHPLDCPVCDKGGECPLQNQAMSNGQGESRFEEKKRTFEKPVALSTEVLLDRERCVQCARCIRFSDEIAGDPLIDFFERGAKEQVGAANGQPFESYFSGNTIQICPVGALTGAAYRFQARPFDLVSTPSACEHCASGCSLRTDHRRGKVTRRLAGDDPEVNEEWNCDKGRWAFSYATQPDRLKTPLVRDEGGHLVPASWPEALAAAAKGLAAARGSAGVLVGGRVTVEEAYGYAKFARIALGTNDVDFRSRPHSAEEAQFLAHAVAGKGIEIRYRDLEKAPAVLLVGFEPEDESPIVFLRLRKAWRKKGLKVFSIAPFATESLAKMGGTLVRTLPGAEAAAVEDLISGVSPLSEAVRQPGTIILAGERLATAPGALSALVRLAEAGGARLAWVPRRAGERGAIEAGALPNLLPIGRPAADETARAEVARAWNVASLPDTPGRDTSAILAAALNGELDALVVAGVDPYDLADPEAALAALENTPFIVSLEQRASAVTDRADVVLPVATVTEKAGTFVNWEGRGRTFAEALPVPGIMSDLRAVSAIADHMDVHLGLPDPAAARRELSSIGAWRGSRAAAPTARGRATAAPKAGEAVLATWHLLLDDGRLQDGEPYLAGTSRTSEALISAATAAESGVVDGDKVTVTTGQGSLSLPVRIADLPDRVVWLPANSAGRSVTRDLCATAGDIVRIGSALASGPDAMSAVAGETASPERASGPAAAHDANEER; this comes from the coding sequence ATGACCGTCGAAGCGACGACACCGGCCCAGGTGCCGGTAGATCTGGTGACCGTCACGATCGACGGTTTCCAGGTGAGCGTCCCGAAGGGCACGTTGATCATCCGGGCCGCCGAGCTGCTCGGAATCCAGATCCCCCGGTTCTGCGACCACCCGCTGCTGGAGCCGGCCGCCAACTGCCGCCAGTGCCTGGTGGACATCACCGACGCGGGCAACGGCCGGGGCTTCCCGAAGCCGCAGCCCTCCTGCGCCATCGAGGTCGCTCCGGGCATGGTCATCCAGACCCAGCTCACCTCTCCGGTCGCGGAGAAGGCCCAGCGCGGGGTGATGGAGCTGCTGCTCCTGAACCACCCGCTGGACTGCCCGGTCTGCGACAAGGGCGGCGAGTGCCCGCTGCAGAACCAGGCCATGTCCAACGGCCAGGGCGAGAGCCGCTTCGAGGAGAAGAAGCGCACCTTCGAGAAGCCGGTCGCGCTCTCCACCGAGGTGCTGCTCGACCGCGAGCGCTGCGTCCAGTGCGCCCGCTGCATCCGCTTCTCCGATGAGATCGCCGGAGACCCGCTCATCGACTTCTTCGAGCGCGGGGCCAAGGAGCAGGTCGGCGCCGCCAACGGGCAGCCGTTCGAGTCCTACTTCTCCGGCAACACCATCCAGATCTGCCCGGTGGGCGCGCTGACCGGCGCCGCCTACCGGTTCCAGGCCCGTCCGTTCGACCTGGTCTCCACGCCCAGCGCGTGCGAGCACTGCGCCAGCGGCTGCTCGCTCCGCACCGACCACCGCCGCGGCAAGGTCACCCGGCGGCTGGCCGGGGACGACCCGGAGGTCAACGAGGAGTGGAACTGCGACAAGGGCCGCTGGGCCTTCAGCTACGCGACCCAGCCCGACCGGCTGAAGACCCCCCTCGTCCGTGACGAGGGGGGCCACCTGGTGCCGGCCTCCTGGCCCGAGGCGCTCGCCGCCGCGGCCAAGGGCCTGGCCGCCGCCCGCGGCAGCGCCGGTGTGCTCGTCGGCGGTCGGGTCACCGTCGAAGAGGCCTACGGCTACGCCAAGTTCGCCCGGATCGCGCTCGGCACCAACGACGTCGACTTCCGGTCCAGGCCGCACTCCGCGGAGGAGGCGCAGTTCCTGGCGCACGCCGTCGCGGGCAAGGGCATCGAGATCCGCTACCGCGACCTGGAGAAGGCTCCGGCCGTGCTCCTGGTGGGCTTCGAGCCCGAGGACGAGTCGCCGATCGTCTTCCTGCGCCTGCGCAAGGCGTGGCGGAAGAAGGGCCTGAAGGTCTTCTCGATCGCGCCGTTCGCCACCGAGTCGCTGGCCAAGATGGGCGGCACGCTGGTACGCACGCTGCCCGGCGCCGAGGCCGCGGCGGTCGAGGATCTGATCTCCGGCGTCTCGCCGCTCTCCGAGGCGGTCAGGCAGCCGGGCACGATCATCCTCGCCGGTGAGCGGCTCGCCACGGCTCCGGGCGCACTGTCCGCGCTGGTACGGCTGGCCGAGGCCGGCGGCGCCCGCCTGGCCTGGGTCCCGCGCCGGGCCGGTGAGCGCGGCGCGATCGAGGCCGGCGCGCTGCCGAACCTGCTGCCGATCGGCCGTCCGGCCGCCGACGAGACCGCCCGCGCCGAAGTGGCCAGGGCATGGAACGTCGCCTCGCTTCCCGACACACCGGGCCGCGACACCTCCGCCATCCTGGCGGCGGCGCTGAACGGGGAGCTCGACGCCCTCGTCGTCGCCGGTGTCGACCCCTACGACCTGGCCGACCCCGAGGCCGCCCTGGCGGCCCTGGAGAACACCCCGTTCATCGTGAGCCTGGAGCAGCGCGCCAGCGCGGTCACCGACCGCGCCGACGTGGTGCTGCCGGTCGCCACGGTGACCGAGAAGGCCGGAACGTTCGTCAACTGGGAGGGCCGCGGCCGTACGTTCGCGGAGGCGCTCCCGGTCCCCGGGATCATGAGCGACCTGCGGGCCGTCTCCGCCATCGCCGACCACATGGACGTGCACCTCGGTCTGCCGGACCCGGCCGCCGCCCGCCGCGAGCTCAGCTCGATCGGCGCGTGGCGCGGTTCCCGGGCCGCGGCCCCGACCGCGCGCGGCCGGGCGACCGCCGCCCCGAAGGCGGGCGAGGCGGTCCTGGCCACCTGGCACCTGCTGCTCGACGACGGTCGCCTGCAGGACGGCGAGCCGTACCTCGCGGGCACCTCCCGGACGTCCGAGGCCCTGATCTCGGCCGCCACCGCGGCCGAGTCCGGGGTCGTCGACGGTGACAAGGTCACCGTCACCACGGGGCAGGGCTCGCTGAGCCTGCCGGTCCGGATCGCCGACCTGCCCGACAGGGTGGTCTGGCTGCCGGCGAACTCCGCGGGCCGCTCGGTGACCCGCGACCTGTGCGCCACGGCCGGGGACATCGTCAGGATCGGGAGTGCCCTCGCGAGCGGACCCGACGCAATGAGCGCAGTGGCCGGCGAGACGGCGTCTCCGGAGCGAGCCTCCGGCCCGGCGGCCGCCCACGACGCGAACGAGGAGCGGTGA
- the nuoL gene encoding NADH-quinone oxidoreductase subunit L codes for MIALPLLGAAILLLGGRRTDRWGHFLGVVMALASFAVAVVSFLEMLGLPEGERRRAIELYQFIPGVADMGLLIDPLSISFALLITGVGSLIHIYSIGYMSHDPDRRRFFAYLNLFVAAMLLLVLSDNYVGLFVGWEGVGLASYLLIGFWQFKPTAAAAAKKAFIVNRVGDFGLLIAIFTVWTTFGSVAFKEVFPLAGEAPNGTMTAIGLLLLLGACGKSAQLPLQSWLLDAMEGPTPVSALIHAATMVTAGVYLVVRSGAFFEVAPTAQLVVTIVGVATLLAGAIIGCAKDDIKKGLAGSTMSQIGYMMLAAGIGPAGYAFAIAHLITHGFFKANMFLGAGSVMHAMNDEVDMRRYGGLFPVMKVTAITFIVGYLAIIGFPLLSGYFTKDGIIETAMEHNEILGWLAVVGAGITGFYMSRMIFMTFFGKKRWADDAHPHESPSVMTVPLIILSIGSVFLGAFLILGNRFMKFLAPAVGLPEELPGFHAFSVPGLATLALVAVGVVFAWFRYGSAEVPQVAPRGSFLTTFARRDLYGDALNETLFMRPGQWLARIAVFVDNRGIDGLVNGLAAGIGGTSGRLRRIQTGYVRSYALSILFGAAVVVGALLYVGNM; via the coding sequence ATGATCGCGCTGCCGCTGCTCGGTGCCGCGATCCTGTTGCTGGGCGGACGCCGTACCGACCGCTGGGGCCACTTCCTCGGTGTCGTCATGGCGCTGGCCTCCTTCGCGGTGGCCGTCGTCTCCTTTCTGGAGATGCTCGGCCTGCCCGAGGGCGAACGTCGCCGGGCGATCGAGCTCTACCAGTTCATCCCCGGCGTCGCCGACATGGGCCTGCTGATCGACCCGTTGTCGATCAGCTTCGCGCTGCTGATCACCGGTGTGGGATCGCTGATCCACATCTACTCGATCGGCTACATGTCGCACGACCCCGACCGGCGCCGGTTCTTCGCCTACCTGAACCTGTTCGTCGCGGCGATGCTCCTGCTCGTGCTGTCCGACAACTACGTCGGCCTGTTCGTCGGCTGGGAGGGCGTGGGTCTCGCGTCCTACCTGCTAATCGGATTCTGGCAGTTCAAGCCCACCGCGGCGGCGGCCGCCAAGAAGGCGTTCATCGTCAACCGGGTCGGCGACTTCGGCCTGCTGATCGCGATCTTCACGGTCTGGACGACGTTCGGCTCGGTCGCCTTCAAGGAGGTCTTCCCGCTCGCGGGCGAGGCCCCCAACGGCACGATGACCGCCATCGGCCTGCTGCTGCTCCTCGGTGCCTGTGGCAAGTCGGCCCAGCTCCCGCTGCAGTCGTGGCTGCTGGACGCGATGGAGGGCCCGACCCCGGTCTCGGCCCTCATCCACGCCGCGACCATGGTCACCGCCGGTGTCTACCTGGTCGTCCGCTCCGGCGCGTTCTTCGAGGTCGCCCCGACCGCGCAGCTCGTCGTGACGATCGTCGGCGTGGCCACGCTGCTCGCCGGTGCGATCATCGGTTGCGCCAAGGACGACATCAAGAAGGGCCTGGCCGGCTCCACGATGTCGCAGATCGGCTACATGATGCTCGCCGCGGGCATCGGCCCGGCGGGTTACGCCTTCGCCATCGCGCACCTGATCACGCACGGCTTCTTCAAGGCCAACATGTTCCTCGGCGCCGGTTCCGTCATGCACGCCATGAACGACGAGGTCGACATGCGCCGGTACGGCGGGCTGTTCCCGGTGATGAAGGTCACCGCGATCACCTTCATCGTCGGTTACCTGGCGATCATCGGCTTCCCGCTGCTGTCCGGTTACTTCACCAAGGACGGCATCATCGAGACGGCCATGGAGCACAACGAGATCCTGGGCTGGCTCGCGGTCGTGGGCGCCGGCATCACCGGCTTCTACATGTCGCGGATGATCTTCATGACCTTCTTCGGCAAGAAGCGCTGGGCCGACGACGCGCACCCGCACGAGTCGCCCTCGGTCATGACCGTGCCGCTGATCATCCTGTCCATCGGCTCGGTCTTCCTGGGCGCCTTCCTGATCCTGGGCAACCGGTTCATGAAGTTCCTCGCCCCGGCCGTCGGCCTGCCCGAGGAGCTGCCCGGCTTCCACGCCTTCAGCGTCCCCGGCCTGGCCACGCTCGCCCTGGTCGCGGTCGGCGTCGTCTTCGCCTGGTTCCGGTACGGCTCCGCCGAGGTGCCCCAGGTCGCCCCCCGCGGCTCGTTCCTCACCACGTTCGCCCGTCGTGACCTGTACGGCGACGCCCTGAACGAGACGCTGTTCATGCGCCCCGGCCAGTGGCTGGCCCGGATCGCGGTGTTCGTGGACAACCGCGGCATCGACGGCCTGGTCAACGGGCTGGCCGCGGGGATCGGCGGGACCTCCGGACGGCTGCGTCGCATCCAGACCGGCTACGTGCGGTCCTACGCGTTGTCCATCCTCTTCGGTGCCGCCGTGGTCGTTGGCGCGCTGCTCTACGTAGGGAACATGTGA